CCACTGGAAGATCTTTCAACATATTTTGCAATATCTTCAATATGAATATCATGATTTAATTTTAATCCAATTTCAACTAATGCTCGCTGATTATGAGCACCATAATTTGAAATAGCTTTTGAACATGGACATAAGGTAATAATTGGTATAGCTAAATATAATCTAACCTCTTCATTCATTATTTCATAAGTAATATCGCATTTAGTATAACTTTCCATTTTAGTAATTGGTGCTTTTCTTAAAGAAAAATATGGAAATGATACTTTAATGTATGATTTTTTTGCATCTAAAACTTTTCTTAATTCTTTACTCATTTCTATTAATCTCTTTTCCGAAAGATTGTTATGATATTTATTAAGAACTTCCACAAAACGGCTCATATGAGTTCCTCTTACATTTTCATCTAAATCGACTAATAATGTAAAATTCCCTATTGTATGATTCCCATTAAATATAATTGGATATTCTAAGTCTGAAACACCAACTCCATGCAAATATATGCCTCTATTATCTAATTCTGCTTGCACATCTTTCAATTTATTCACCCCTATAATATACTACATTATTTTCTGTCTCATATAATGCCACTTCGTATAACTTACAATTATCCATTTTTAATTTATTCTTTAATTTATTCCATATCCAAATAGAAATATTTTCGGCAGTTGGTTGTTCAATTATTTCATTAATATATGAATGATCTAAAATATTAAGAACTTCTTCTCTTACTATCTTTTTTAATTCAAGAAAATCTATAACCATTCCTTCCTCATCAGGAGTACCTTCTACTGTAATTTCTAGTCTATAATTATGTCCATGTAATGTTTCACATTTTCCATGATATTTAATTAAATTATGTGCTGCTGCAAAATTGAATATTCTTTTTACTAACATATTACACCTCTTTCAATTAAGTTCAAAATTATTATATCACAATAGCACAATATTACCTTTTCAAAAATATTTCAATATATATAACTTTAATTCTCCGAATTAGTAAGAGAAATTATTTTACCGTTTTCATATATGTATTCAAGGAAATCTTTAAATAATTGATGATTATTAATAGTTTTTTTATCTCCAATTATTATTAATTTTTTCTTAGCTCTTGTAATAGCTACGTTTAATCTTCTTTCATCGGTTAAAAATCCGATTAATCCTTCTTCGTTGCTCCTTGTTAAAGAAAAAATTATTACATCATTTTCTTTTCCTTGAAAACCATCTACAGTATTTATTATGCCATCTATTTTATCTTTTAAAAATTTCACTTGATCTTTATACGGAGAAATAATACCAAAATCCACATTATTTTCGTTTAAAATTCGAGTTATCTTAAAAATTATTTTTGCTTCAAAGGGATTATATTTTGAAAATGATCCCTTTTTTACAACCTCAAATTTTTCTGGAATTAAAGAAGTGTCAACAAATATTATTGGAGATTCATCTAAAATTTTATTATATGGAAATTCCAGATCTTTAATGCTTATTTTTAATGTTTGATTCTTAACTCTTTTATCACTTTTTAATATACCGCCATAAAATTTGTTATTGGAAAATTGCATTATTTTATCATTCATTCTATATTGTATGGTTAAAATAGAGGAATTTTCTTTATAAACATTTATCATTTTTTCAAACAAAGTTTTTGACAATATATTTTTTGCTTTATCATTTAATATTGTAGGGGGCAACTGTTTATGATCACCCCCCATAATAATTTTTTTTCCATGCACAATAGGAATGTAACATGATGGTTCTGTAGCTTGCGATCCTTCGTCTATTATTACAGTATCAAATATTATATTTTCCATTTCTTCAATACCTGATGAACTATTTGTACTTACTACTACATTACTATTTAATATTATTTTTCTAATTAAATTATTTTCTAATTCTTTTGCTTGTTCGTATAATTTTTGAATTTCATTATTTAAATTTATCCAAGAACTCATAGATTTCATGTCATTTGGAAATATTCCTCTTGTGCCACGCCCTTTTAATGCATACTTATTAATTTGTTCATCAGTTAATCCTCTTCTAAATTGTGGAGTTGGTTTAATATATTTATCTCTTTCTTCTGCTAATTTAGATGCTTTTTCCCTTAAATCTTCAACTTTTTTATAATCTTCATGGTTTTCTACTATATAATATAATGAATGTTCTTTTAATTCTTCATCAATTCTTGTTGGATGTCCCAACCTACAAACTTTTATGTTTTCGTATTTTATTAAATTAAAAAGCAAATTATCAGTTGCAGTGTTTGAATCAGCAGTTGCCAAAACCCTTTTACCTAACTTTACTTCTTGAAGGATAATTTCAGTTAATGTTCTTGTTTTTCCTGTCCCGGGGGGGCCATGTATTAAAAATACATCTTCGCTGCCAATAGCTTTTTCTACAGCTTCTTTTTGAGATTTATTCAAATTCATATCAAAAAAATTCAATTTAACTTTTTTGGGTAATTTTGGTTTTTTGTTTCCAAGTATTATAGATTTTAATATGTTTAATTTACCTTCTGCATAATGAAGCTTTAATATTGACTCTTGCATTCTTTTAAATGTTACTTCATTTAAATATAAATCAATTCTTATATTTTTTGATTTTTGCACCCAAAATGGTGGTTTGTTTGAAAATGCCACTATAACATATTTATTTCCAACTTCGGTAACAGAACCTATCAAATCACTTTTTAATGGATTTCCTTTACTAATTAAAACTACATCTCCAACAGATATATCTGTTTTAAAAGACTCTTTTCTTCCAAATTTAATTAAATATAAGTTTCCCATTTCTTTTCCAATAAACTTACCATTTAAATTATTTATGGCATGGCCAATTTTTTCTCTATTTTTTCCATATTCTTTTATCTCATTGAGCATAGATTTTATTTCAGCTTCTTTTTCTAATTCTACTGCTTCATATAAATCTTCCAAATATCCCATTTCATCACCTATTTTTGTTTTATAAATTGCTTAAAAAAGATAAAATTTCTTTTAAAATTATTTTTTGTTGTTTTTCTTTTGTGATAGTTGATTTATTATCCCCTTTTTGAAATCCGTAATATCCAAAATTTGAATGGTTTCCTCCATTAATCATTATATATTTTGTATTTTTTGGTAATAATAATTTATATTTTTCGATTTTTTCTTTAGTTGCTAAACCATCTAATTCTCCATATATAGATAAAACTTTAATATTATAATTTGATAAATTATTTGTTTCAGCTGGATATGAAGCTAATAATATTAATCCAGATATTAAATCTGGATTATCATATATAAATTTCGATGCCATTGCTCCTCCTAAAGAATGACCAATTATTAGCCAATTTTTATAATTAACTTTATCTATAATTTTTTTAGCTGCATTGATATTAAAAACTGCTAAATTCAACGGCATTTTTATTAAAAATACATCATATCCTTCTTTGGATAAATTAAAGCATAATGGCGCATAAGCTTCTGGAGAAACTAATCCGCCAGGATAAAATATAATTCCAATTTCTTTTTTAATTTTAGGTTGAAAATTGATAATATTATCTTTTATTATTACATTAATTTTTTCATTGGAAACTAAAAAATTTTGCACAATATTTTCTGATTCATAATTAACATAATTGAATAATGCTATTGAAGATGCTCCTAGTATAGATATAATAATTAAAACAATAAACCATTTATTCATAAAATTCCTCCTTATTATTTTTTAATATATTATACTATATAATTGATTTATTTAAATTATAATTGTATAATAATTATGTATCTTATTTAGAGGTGATATAATGACAGAATATCCTGAAAAATCTTGGTCTTTTTCAAAAGATAAATTATTATCTTCTTGTCCTAAAGCATATTATTTTTCAAAATTTTTGATGTGGGGCGGCTGGTTTTTTGAC
This DNA window, taken from Marinitoga sp. 38H-ov, encodes the following:
- a CDS encoding alpha/beta fold hydrolase → MNKWFIVLIIISILGASSIALFNYVNYESENIVQNFLVSNEKINVIIKDNIINFQPKIKKEIGIIFYPGGLVSPEAYAPLCFNLSKEGYDVFLIKMPLNLAVFNINAAKKIIDKVNYKNWLIIGHSLGGAMASKFIYDNPDLISGLILLASYPAETNNLSNYNIKVLSIYGELDGLATKEKIEKYKLLLPKNTKYIMINGGNHSNFGYYGFQKGDNKSTITKEKQQKIILKEILSFLSNL
- the queD gene encoding 6-carboxytetrahydropterin synthase QueD; protein product: MLVKRIFNFAAAHNLIKYHGKCETLHGHNYRLEITVEGTPDEEGMVIDFLELKKIVREEVLNILDHSYINEIIEQPTAENISIWIWNKLKNKLKMDNCKLYEVALYETENNVVYYRGE
- the folE2 gene encoding GTP cyclohydrolase FolE2, which translates into the protein MQAELDNRGIYLHGVGVSDLEYPIIFNGNHTIGNFTLLVDLDENVRGTHMSRFVEVLNKYHNNLSEKRLIEMSKELRKVLDAKKSYIKVSFPYFSLRKAPITKMESYTKCDITYEIMNEEVRLYLAIPIITLCPCSKAISNYGAHNQRALVEIGLKLNHDIHIEDIAKYVERSSSGMVFSLLKREDEKYVTEHMYDNPHFVEDVVRDLSIFLENDSRIDGYKIKVISYESIHSHNAFSEREGKSW
- a CDS encoding IGHMBP2 family helicase; the protein is MGYLEDLYEAVELEKEAEIKSMLNEIKEYGKNREKIGHAINNLNGKFIGKEMGNLYLIKFGRKESFKTDISVGDVVLISKGNPLKSDLIGSVTEVGNKYVIVAFSNKPPFWVQKSKNIRIDLYLNEVTFKRMQESILKLHYAEGKLNILKSIILGNKKPKLPKKVKLNFFDMNLNKSQKEAVEKAIGSEDVFLIHGPPGTGKTRTLTEIILQEVKLGKRVLATADSNTATDNLLFNLIKYENIKVCRLGHPTRIDEELKEHSLYYIVENHEDYKKVEDLREKASKLAEERDKYIKPTPQFRRGLTDEQINKYALKGRGTRGIFPNDMKSMSSWINLNNEIQKLYEQAKELENNLIRKIILNSNVVVSTNSSSGIEEMENIIFDTVIIDEGSQATEPSCYIPIVHGKKIIMGGDHKQLPPTILNDKAKNILSKTLFEKMINVYKENSSILTIQYRMNDKIMQFSNNKFYGGILKSDKRVKNQTLKISIKDLEFPYNKILDESPIIFVDTSLIPEKFEVVKKGSFSKYNPFEAKIIFKITRILNENNVDFGIISPYKDQVKFLKDKIDGIINTVDGFQGKENDVIIFSLTRSNEEGLIGFLTDERRLNVAITRAKKKLIIIGDKKTINNHQLFKDFLEYIYENGKIISLTNSEN